In the genome of Chitinivibrionales bacterium, one region contains:
- a CDS encoding PAS domain-containing protein, with protein MNKRRSKKDDDTDQLKLTVARLEAELAFMTERNRLLLDASADMVFIVDRDGKFLFVNTTASKIMGKPPAELVGKTFSDCMPPDVAHHHSMLIQKAFATGQILSNNPPFLLPPGNLWVEGSLYPMKQSDGDVVSVLGIIRDVTEQKLVERALKESEARFRQTVQQMPFPVLVCSPDGTAVIVNTSFLDLFKIPSDDIVVGKMNILKVPLTAEPGVLAELKKAFSGTTVLIPEIAVSPGKRGEECGGSDGGLIVELTVFPVYLRPGEIFQVAAIFKDVSGRKRAEEALRESDRKARTQYKSFPVPTYTWQKTGNSLILVDYNDSAHKITGGEVSHMLGIALEEMYGDEPQIIEDMNRCLAEKTVIRREMSLRFRFAKKDKRLAVTYVFVEPDLVMVHTEDITERQKMEKEIRKAEHLESLGLLAGGIAHDFNNLLAGIFGYVGLAREYGRDNKDVKENLDKAMVVFGQAKSLAQQLLTFSKGGAPVRRLASVSELLADVAAFVLSGTNVRPELVMPEGLWACEVDSGQLSEVFDNILINAQQAMPGGGTVFIAAENVHLAGDGKLQLKQGDYVKITVRDTGVGIDKQDLARIFDPFFTTKEKGSGLGLTIAYSIIKKHDGSIDVSSEPGAGTAVTIYLPASGAQASVAAPERGGITKGSGNILIMDDETYVLDALYSVLGALGYRVATAQSGNDAIRRYKDAEKAGMPFDAVILDLTIPGGFGGKQVIAELLGIDASVKAIATSGYSDDPVMSNPQEFGFKAAVMKPFTIEDLGKTLAGVISGK; from the coding sequence ATGAATAAGAGACGGTCCAAAAAAGACGACGATACCGACCAGTTAAAGTTGACCGTTGCGCGGCTTGAGGCTGAACTTGCCTTTATGACCGAGCGGAACCGGCTGCTGCTCGATGCGTCCGCCGACATGGTTTTCATCGTGGATAGAGATGGGAAGTTTCTCTTTGTCAATACCACCGCGTCGAAAATCATGGGAAAGCCACCGGCCGAGCTTGTGGGGAAGACGTTTTCCGACTGCATGCCGCCCGATGTGGCGCACCATCATTCCATGCTCATCCAAAAGGCGTTCGCCACCGGCCAAATTCTTTCCAATAACCCGCCCTTCCTGCTCCCGCCGGGCAACCTCTGGGTGGAGGGCTCGCTATATCCCATGAAACAGAGCGACGGCGACGTTGTGTCGGTGCTCGGCATCATCCGCGACGTTACCGAGCAAAAACTCGTGGAGCGCGCCCTCAAGGAGAGCGAGGCACGTTTCAGGCAGACCGTGCAGCAGATGCCGTTTCCGGTGCTGGTGTGCTCGCCCGACGGCACCGCGGTGATCGTCAATACATCGTTTCTGGACCTGTTCAAGATTCCCTCCGATGACATCGTTGTCGGAAAAATGAATATCTTAAAAGTGCCCCTCACCGCCGAACCCGGCGTGCTTGCAGAATTAAAAAAAGCATTTTCCGGCACCACCGTGCTCATCCCTGAAATTGCGGTTTCCCCTGGAAAACGTGGTGAAGAATGCGGCGGCTCGGACGGCGGGCTGATCGTGGAGCTCACGGTGTTCCCGGTCTATCTCAGGCCGGGGGAGATTTTCCAGGTTGCGGCGATTTTCAAGGACGTCTCCGGCCGCAAACGCGCCGAAGAGGCCCTGCGCGAAAGCGACCGGAAGGCACGCACGCAGTATAAGAGCTTTCCGGTTCCCACCTATACCTGGCAAAAAACCGGTAATTCGCTCATCCTTGTCGATTACAACGATTCCGCGCACAAGATCACCGGCGGCGAGGTGTCGCACATGCTTGGCATTGCGCTTGAGGAAATGTATGGCGACGAGCCGCAAATCATCGAAGACATGAACCGCTGCCTGGCGGAAAAAACCGTGATACGCCGGGAGATGTCGCTGCGTTTCCGCTTTGCAAAGAAGGACAAGCGGCTTGCGGTCACCTACGTGTTCGTGGAACCCGACCTTGTCATGGTGCACACCGAGGATATTACCGAACGTCAGAAAATGGAGAAGGAGATAAGAAAGGCTGAGCACCTTGAGTCCCTCGGCCTTCTCGCGGGCGGCATCGCCCACGATTTCAACAACCTGCTGGCCGGCATTTTCGGATATGTCGGCCTCGCGCGGGAGTACGGCAGGGACAACAAGGACGTAAAGGAAAATCTTGACAAAGCCATGGTGGTGTTCGGACAGGCCAAGTCCCTCGCGCAGCAGCTGCTCACCTTCTCCAAGGGAGGCGCGCCGGTGCGGCGGCTCGCGTCCGTTTCCGAATTGCTGGCCGATGTCGCCGCCTTTGTGCTTTCGGGCACTAATGTGAGGCCGGAACTGGTAATGCCCGAAGGGCTCTGGGCCTGCGAGGTGGACTCCGGGCAGTTGAGCGAGGTCTTCGATAACATTCTTATCAACGCCCAGCAGGCAATGCCGGGCGGCGGCACCGTCTTCATAGCTGCTGAAAACGTTCACCTTGCCGGCGACGGCAAGCTCCAATTGAAACAGGGAGATTATGTGAAGATCACCGTCCGCGACACCGGTGTTGGCATTGACAAACAGGATCTTGCAAGAATTTTCGACCCGTTTTTCACCACAAAGGAGAAAGGAAGCGGCCTGGGCCTCACCATCGCGTATTCGATCATTAAAAAACACGACGGATCTATTGACGTTTCGTCCGAGCCCGGTGCCGGCACCGCTGTCACCATTTATCTGCCGGCTTCGGGCGCGCAGGCAAGCGTCGCGGCGCCTGAGAGGGGCGGAATCACCAAGGGCAGCGGAAACATCCTTATCATGGACGACGAGACCTACGTGCTCGACGCCCTGTACAGCGTTCTGGGGGCGCTGGGATACAGGGTCGCGACCGCGCAGAGCGGCAACGACGCCATCCGCCGCTACAAGGACGCAGAAAAAGCCGGCATGCCGTTCGATGCGGTGATCCTCGACCTCACCATCCCCGGCGGGTTCGGGGGCAAGCAGGTGATCGCGGAGCTCCTCGGGATAGACGCGTCCGTCAAGGCCATCGCCACGAGCGGCTATTCCGACGATCCGGTCATGTCGAACCCGCAGGAGTTCGGCTTCAAGGCCGCAGTGATGAAGCCGTTCACCATAGAGGATCTGGGGAAGACGCTGGCAGGTGTAATATCCGGAAAATAA